A single region of the Thunnus maccoyii chromosome 10, fThuMac1.1, whole genome shotgun sequence genome encodes:
- the cxcr3.1 gene encoding C-X-C chemokine receptor type 3.1 yields MTYDNSLNSLSDSEKFTAEDNQWLFDGIENYTDSYVDGSCCDGGGDICDLNEGMHFEALFIPVLYSVAFVVGVLGNGVLLGVLAQSRKTWSVTDTFILHLGVADVLLLVTLPLWAAQAVHGWAFGTSLCKITGAMFTINFYCGIFLLACISLDRYLSIVHATQMYSRKKPWVVHASCLAVWLFSLILSIPDWIFLHAVKDDRRDKIECVRNYYMYSSQVQVVGDWRLASRLIYHIAGFLLPSTILIFCYSCILRRLRCGTQGLQKQKAFKVIVAVVLVFFLCWTPYNITLMVDTLQSGNSSETCGVRTSLEKAKIITSSVGYLHCSLNPILYAFVGVKFRRQLLQILRSLGCKLHTSVNLQSFASSRRSSIWSESADTSNSIAV; encoded by the exons ATGACATATGATAACTCTCTA AATTCACTGAGCGACAGTGAAAAGTTTACAGCGGAAGACAACCAATGGCTCTTTGACGGCATTGAGAATTATACTGACTCCTATGTTGACGGGAGTTGttgtgatggtggtggtgatatATGTGACCTGAACGAGGGCATGCATTTTGAGGCACTGTTCATCCCAGTTCTATACTCCGTGGCGTTTGTTGTGGGTGTCCTGGGGAACGGAGTGCTTCTGGGAGTTTTGGCCCAGAGTAGGAAGACCTGGAGTGTGACAGACACCTTCATTCTCCACCTGGGTGTGGCAGATGTCCTGCTGCTGGTGACGCTGCCGCTCTGGGCTGCACAGGCTGTTCATGGATGGGCCTTTGGTACTTCCCTTTGCAAGATTACTGGAGCTATGTTCACG ATCAACTTCTACTGTGGGATCTTTCTGTTGGCCTGCATCAGTCTGGACCGCTACTTGTCCATTGTCCACGCTACTCAGATGTACTCCCGCAAGAAGCCCTGGGTTGTACATGCCAGCTGTTTAGCAGTGTGGCTTTTCTCCCTGATCCTCTCTATTCCTGACTGGATCTTTCTTCATGCTGTGAAGGATGACAGACGAGACAAAATAGAGTGTGTTCGCAACTACTATATGTACTCCTCTCAGGTACAGGTAGTAGGTGACTGGCGGCTGGCATCACGCCTGATTTACCACATAGCGGGCTTCCTGCTTCCTTCAACCATCCTGATCTTCTGCTACTCCTGCATCCTGCGACGGCTGCGGTGTGGCACCCAGGGCCTCCAAAAGCAGAAGGCTTTCAAGGTCATTGTGGCTGTGGTGTtggttttctttctctgctggACGCCATACAACATCACACTCATGGTGGACACACTTCAGTCCGGCAACAGCAGTGAGACCTGTGGAGTCAGAACATCTCTGGAGAAAGCCAAGATAATCACCTCCTCTGTGGGTTACCTGCACTGCAGCCTCAATCCCATCCTCTATGCCTTTGTGGGGGTGAAGTTCCGACGTCAGCTGCTGCAGATCCTGAGGTCTCTGGGCTGCAAGCTGCATACAAGTGTCAATCTGCAGTCTTTTGCAAGCAGCAGGAGAAGTTCCATTTGGTCTGAGTCAGCTGACACCTCCAACTCCATTGCAGTctaa
- the LOC121905670 gene encoding C-X-C chemokine receptor type 3-like — MEMNMDVELDGIFRSNTTYDYGDYEYKEDIEPRGSEAVLIPFLYSVVLVVGLLGNGLLLAVLSQKRRTCSISDTFILLLSVADILLLVMLPFWAVQAAQDCGWCLKIHLCKISGAVFNINFYFGIFLLVCISLDHYLSIAHSTRLYSHKKPKSARISFLLVWLFSLLLIIPNWDFLVIKVDPEAEEKTLCIPNYFSKLNLVSRLFHHILGFLLPAVVLMVCCSCILLMLQRSSKSLQKQRATMVILALVWIFLLCWMPYNITLIVDTFMRTSKVPQETTNSKTSLKTALLVTTALACVHACLRPLLYLSLCGNFRKQLLALLMCTRIESEGSLWELGVGEEALPAESHGGEEMKQMTSVEHQVQSAQC; from the exons ATG GAGATGAACATGGATGTGGAACTTGATGGAATATTTCGCTCTAACACCACCTATGATTACGGGGACTATGAGTATAAAGAGGACATCGAGCCAAGAGGCAGTGAGGCGGTGTTGATCCCGTTTCTGTACTCCGTGGTGTTGGTTGTAGGTCTGCTGGGGAATGGACTACTCCTGGCCGTTCTGAGTCAAAAGAGGCGAACCTGTAGTATATCAGACACCTTTATCCTCCTCCTGAGTGTCGCGGACATCCTCCTGCTGGTGATGCTGCCCTTCTGGGCCGTACAGGCTGCTCAGGATTGTGGATGGTGCTTAAAGATTCATCTCTGCAAGATCAGTGGAGCAGTTTTTAAT ATCAACTTCTATTTTGGGATCTTTTTGCTGGTTTGCATCAGTCTGGACCACTACTTGTCCATCGCCCACTCTACCCGGCTGTACTCCCACAAGAAGCCCAAGTCAGCTCGGATCAGTTTCCTGTTGGTCTGGCTCTTCTCCCTGCTCCTCATCATCCCTAACTGGGATTTCTTGGTAATTAAAGTAGATCCAGAGGCAGAAGAGAAAACACTGTGTATTCCCAACTATTTTTCAAAGTTGAATCTGGTATCACGCCTGTTCCACCACATACTGGGTTTCCTCCTGCCTGCGGTCGTCCTTATGGTCTGCTGCTCCTGTATCCTGCTAATGCTGCAGCGCAGCTCTAAAAGCCTCCAGAAGCAAAGGGCCACCATGGTCATCCTGGCCCTGGTGTGGATCTTTCTTCTCTGCTGGATGCCATACAACATCACACTCATTGTGGACACCTTCATGAGAACATCTAAGGTGCCGCAGGAAACTACAAATTCCAAAACTTCCCTGAAAACTGCTCTGCTGGTCACAACTGCTTTAGCCTGTGTTCATGCCTGCCTCAGGCCGCTGCTCTATCTCAGCCTGTGCGGAAACTTCAGGAAACAGTTGCTGGCTTTGCTGATGTGTACAAGAATTGAATCTGAAGGCTCTCTGTGGGAGTTGGGTGTGGGTGAGGAAGCCCTGCCTGCAGAGAGTCATGGGGGGGAAGAGATGAAGCAGATGACAAGTGTAGAGCATCAGGTGCAGTCAGCTCAGTGCTAA